A window from Hymenobacter volaticus encodes these proteins:
- the pseI gene encoding pseudaminic acid synthase: MQLGSRLIGPDQPPLIIAELSGNHNQDLNRGLAIVDAMAAAGAHAIKLQTYTADTMTLPGAYRIDDPNSLWYGRELHELYQEAHTPWEWHQPLFERARQHGMLAFSSPFDETAVDFLESLDVPAYKIASFENTDWPLLRRVAATGKPVIMSTGASTLAEVAEAVQVLRDAGCRDLVLLKCTSTYPATPLNTNLRTIPHFQQLFPDCLVGLSDHTAGVGASVAAVALGACVIEKHVTLRRADGGVDSAFSLEPEEVASLVTETERAWQALGQIQYGVQRAEEKSRLYKRSLYVAQEIQAGEVFTKENLRVVRPGDGLPPRYYDQLLGKPARQHLSAGTPLTWEAL; the protein is encoded by the coding sequence ATGCAACTTGGCTCCCGTCTCATCGGCCCTGACCAGCCGCCACTCATCATTGCCGAACTCAGCGGCAACCACAACCAGGATCTGAATCGAGGGTTGGCCATTGTGGATGCTATGGCCGCCGCCGGAGCCCATGCCATCAAGCTCCAAACCTACACCGCCGATACCATGACCCTGCCTGGCGCTTACCGTATCGACGACCCCAACTCGTTGTGGTATGGCCGTGAATTGCACGAGTTATACCAGGAGGCGCACACGCCGTGGGAGTGGCACCAGCCACTATTTGAGCGCGCCCGGCAGCACGGCATGCTGGCCTTTAGCTCGCCTTTCGATGAAACGGCTGTCGATTTTCTGGAATCGCTCGACGTACCAGCCTATAAAATTGCTTCGTTCGAAAACACTGACTGGCCCCTGCTGCGGCGAGTAGCCGCTACGGGCAAACCCGTCATTATGAGCACGGGCGCCAGTACATTAGCAGAAGTAGCAGAAGCAGTGCAAGTGTTGCGCGACGCGGGTTGCCGCGACCTAGTGCTGTTGAAATGTACTAGCACCTACCCGGCAACGCCACTCAATACTAATCTGCGCACTATCCCGCACTTTCAGCAGCTCTTCCCCGACTGCCTCGTCGGCCTCTCCGACCATACGGCCGGAGTAGGTGCCTCCGTAGCAGCAGTAGCTCTAGGGGCTTGTGTTATTGAAAAGCACGTCACACTTCGCCGGGCCGACGGTGGCGTAGACTCTGCTTTCTCCTTGGAACCCGAGGAAGTAGCCAGTCTAGTAACAGAAACAGAGCGGGCTTGGCAGGCTTTGGGCCAGATACAATATGGCGTGCAACGTGCCGAAGAAAAGAGCCGCCTCTACAAACGTTCTCTCTACGTGGCACAGGAAATTCAGGCTGGCGAGGTATTCACTAAGGAAAACCTACGCGTCGTCCGGCCCGGCGACGGATTGCCACCACGCTACTACGACCAGTTGCTAGGTAAACCAGCTCGACAACATTTGTCGGCTGGTACGCCTCTTACATGGGAGGCCCTTTAA